A window of Planctomycetota bacterium genomic DNA:
GACGCAGCCCGCGGGTAGGTAGGCTTTCGCGTTGCTGGCCGCTCACGATTTGAATGCGAGGTCGCTGTCTGGGCGCGGCACGGCAAGGTTCGATTGAAACCGAAGGCCGACGACTTCACGCTTGCTCGGAAACCGACCGATTGCTCGTCGCCAGCCAGTCGTCACGGATCGTCACGCCCCAGCCGGGCCCGGGCTCGGTGTGGAGTTGGCCGTCGCGGACGACGGGCATCGGGGCATAGGCGTTCTCGAAGTGCGGTTGTGACTCGATGCCGACTTCGATGTAAGGGCCGGGGCGTTTGACGGCACACATCAGATGGTGCGTCGCGACGAGAAGGAGCGAGCGGTTGGCAGCGTGCGGGAGGATCGGGATGGCGAGACCGTCGGCGAGGTCGCCGATCTGCAGGAGTCGCGTGATACCACCGGCGTAACAGACGTCGGGCTGGACGATGTCCATCGCTCGAGCCTTCAGCATGCGTCGGAACTGGGCCACGTCGTTGTCCTGCTCGCCGCAGGCGACGTCGATCGAAAGGGCGTCGGTGACTTCCTTTGTCTGTTCCCATTCCCCAAAGAGGCAGGGCTCCTCAAAGTGGGCGTAGCCATGATCTTCGAGCAGGCGACCGACCTCGATGGCACGCGTCGGCGAGAAGCCGCCGTTGGCGTCGGCCATGAGCGTGGCGTCGTCGCCGAGGGCTTGGCGGATGGTCGGAATGATCGTCTCGGTTCGGCCCGGCGATGCGTCGACGTCTCGGCCGTTTGTCTTGCCGACGCGGATCTTGAAGGCGTCGAAGCCGAAGTCGTTACGAAGCCGGACCAGTCGATCAGCTTCGTCGCTCGGTGCGATGTCGCGTCGCATGCTCGACGCATAAGCCCGAATCGGCTCAAGTCGGCCGCCGAGGAGTTCGGCGACGGGCTTACCGGCCAGCTTGCCTCGGAGATCCCAGACGGCCAGGTCGACGCCTGCCAAGGCCCGGCAGACGTAGCTCCATGGGTACTTGTGATTCGCCAGTAGCGCTACGTCGAGCCGGTCTTCGGAGGCGTCGAGTGTGTGGCCGAGAAAGAACCAGGCGACCTGACGATGCAGCACACTCGCGGTGATGTCTGCGTTGTACGGTGCGAGTTGTCCCCAGCCGAACGAGCCGTCGCTGAGGGTCAACCGGACAAGTCCGAGCTGATGGTCGGGCGAAACGAACGACTCGACCCGCTCGACGACGGGTTCGCTCACGATGCCTCCTCGGCCGCGAAGGCATTCGACCAGACAACGATCTCGCCACACACGCGGCGGGACCAGTCGAGGTCGTGGCCGAGGGTGATGACGCGGGAGCGGTCGCTGGGGAAGGTGTTTTGATCCATCGGCACGAGGACTACGTTAGAGCGATGGGGAAGGTCGCGACCGCCGTCAGCCTTCCCTTTGCGGTAGCCGCAGTCGGCGGTTTGCTGGGCATTTTGACGAACCTCTCGCACGCCGCGATCAGTGGCGAGTACTTCAGCCTCGTGCTGAATCGTGGCGGGTCGCCGCAGTCGATCGCGTTCGAGCACGGGTGGATCGAAGGAGGGATTTCGGGTTTCGCCTTCGGGTTGCTGTTGACGCTGTTTGCTGGTGCGTCGGGGTGGGCATGGTTGAGTTGGCGGAACATGGTTCGCCCCGTCGTGTTCGGCCTGATCGCTGCGGCGATCTGCATGATCGTGGGCGGCATCGCCGGTGCGACTTGGGCGGCGGTGTCGTCCGACTCGTTCATCTCGAACTTCCGTCAGGCGCGACGGGCCAGCAACGTGGTTGCCTTCGCCTGGGTCGGCGGGAGCATCTGGGCCGCTTACGGCGGCGTGCTGGTCGCGATGATCACAGCCGCCGTCGTCTGGACGCGGCAGCTTGTTCGACTTGCGGTGGCGGAGCGCGGCTTTGCAGTCGAAGCGGTCGCGTCGGACGAGTGATTCGAGGTGGACCATCGTTTCCGCAAGGCTTTTGCGGGACAATCGAGTAGACTTGCAACATGGCCGAGACGATCACGTTGGAAGGCGAGGCGGCAGCCGGGCTGCGGCAGGCGGCTCGGCGGGCGGGGTACGACGACCCCGGCCGGTTCGTCGTCGAGACGTTCCCCGTCACGCCCGACGAACGCCCCGAGCCCAAGCGCGGCGAGGACGGGCTGACCCGTGGGGAGCGGTTGATCCAGCGGATTCGAGCCAACCCGCCGCGGGTCACGATGACCAGCGACGAGGTCATGGAGATGACCCGCGGCTCAGACTGGAAATCGGCCGTCCCGTTCGATGATGACGATCAAGGACCGGATTCGCCGTGAGCATTCACCTCATTGATGCGAACGTTCTGATCGACTTTCTCAGTCCCGATGCAGCACATCACGTGGCGTCAGCTCAGCTAGTGGGCGATCTCGTCGATATCGGTGAGGCGGCGATCAACCAGATCATCTATGCCGAGGTGCTCGCGGGGCTGGAGTCGGAAGCGGAATTTGCCGAGACATTCGCCGACGAAGAACTACAGCGGCTCGACCTGCCGTGGGAGGCGGCGTGGCCTGCGAGTCAGGCTCATGCTCGCTACCGGATGTTGAAAGGCACAAGAAGATCGCCGATGCCGGACTTCTACATTGGAGCGCATGCCGAGGTGCAAGGGCTGACGATCGTGACGCGGGATGCGACGCGGTACCGGACGTACTTCCCGGCGGTCGAGGTGGTCACTCCGTAGCTGGTTCCCACTGTCGTGGGCGTGGCGTGCCGTAGTAGTACAGGTGCTCTTCGGGGATCGTCACGTCCACGCCGTTCGTGTCCTGCAGGCCGTAGGGCGTTTCGACGAGCGTCGGGTACGGTTCGAGCGTCGACGGGGCTAACGCCAACAGCTCCTCCAACTCCCGCTGCTCTTGTGGCGTGCGGCGGTCGATGCCGAGGTCCAGAAGCTCGTCGATTCGCTCCTGCATCGTTGCATCGTACGTCATGCGGCAACCGCGGACCGGTCACGCCAAGCGGGACTTGGACCGGAAGGCGCTGGGCGACTCGCCCGCGGTTTTGCGGAAGACGGTCGCGAAGTAGGTCGGGTCGACGAAGCCAGAGCGGGCGGCGATCTCGGGGATCGCAAAGTCGGTCTCGGCGAGAAGCCGCTTGGAGCGCTCGATCCGCATGGCCGTGATGTACGACTGGAGCGTCTGGCCGACGGCGCGTTTGAAGCGGACTTCGAGCGAGCGGCGCGAGAGCGGGACCGATCGCAACACGTCGGCCGTGGAGATCGGTTCGGTGAGGTGCTGCCGGACGTAGCCGATCGCTGCCGCGACGTCGTGGTCGTCGATGGCGAGGCCGTTGGTGGTCTGACGCGTGACGATGCCGGTCGGCGGGATGCGGACTGTGTCCGCGTCGAGTGTCTTGCCCTGCACGAGGCGATCGAGCATGGCCGCGGCTTCAAAGCCGAGCTTTTGCCACGGGATTGCGACGCTGGAGATGCGCGGCTCCATCATCTGCGACGTGAGCTCGTCGTTGTCCACGCCGAGGACGGCCACCTGCTCGGGCATCGTCCGCCGAAGCTCCATCGCTTGTCGGACGACGAAGACGGCGAGCATGTCCGAGCTGGCGAACACGCCGACCGGCGTCGGGCACTGCTCGAGCAATTCGCGAACGCTGGCCTCGGCCGACGGCCACGACGGCAATCGCAGGACGGAGGCATGGCAGCCGGCTTCCTGGGCGTGTTCGACGAACGCTTCGGCACGGACCCTGGAGAAGTGCCAGATCGGGAGTTGCAGCGCGACGAGTCGTCGATAGCCGCGGGCGATGAAGTCGTCGGCCGCGAGTCTGCCGATGGCGCGATCGTCGGGCACCACGGCGGGCATCCCGGGGTCGGCGGCACCGGACGAGGTGTTGACGGTTGGGAGTCCGGTTGATCGCAGCGCGTCGATCAGGCCCGGTCGAAGCGCGTAGGCGATGACGGCGGATGTTCCGCGGCGCAAGGCGGGGAGACGTTGCCGTGATTGGTTGTGATGGTCGAGGGAGATGGTCCAGCCGCCGTGGGCGTTGGCGTACCGGGCCATGCCGGCGAGCACGCCTCGGCCGTAGCTTTGCACGCAGTCGACAAGGGCGAGAACGCGCATGGGGTTCCTCCTGGGCGGGTCGGGGACGCAGCTTCGAGTGGTGCGCAAACGCAAAGCAATTCTGCGTCATCGCGTGTGGTCAGGTCAAGCGAAACGCGTCATACTTCTCGCTCGTGGGGAAGAGTGGCGGCGCAGCCGTCGGACCCTGTCCTGCTCGGAGGAGAACACCATGCGTTTTTCGGCTCACATCGGCCTTGTATCGTCCGTCACGCTCGGCTTGCTGGCAGCAGGCTTGGCCAGTTCGTCGGCGGAGGCCCGGACGTTGAACATCGACGCGTCGGATTCCGCGATGACGGTCGATGCCGTCTTCGTCAACGGCACCACCGGCACCGGCGACTTCCTCGACGGCCCCTTCCCCGAGCCGGGCGTCGGGAACCAGAACAACCTGCGGGCAGGCCAGTTCCAGGGACGCATCCAGCGGCCGATCATCGCGATTCCGCTGCCGGCGCTCGATGCCAACGAAGCGCTCCTGAGCGCGAACTTCCGCTTCAGCACCGCATTCCCGTCGGGAAATCCCCAGTTCAGCGTGGATCTCGAAGCGATCGGCGTGCGGTCGAGCGGGACGATCCAGATCAGCGACTACGAGGAGCCGGGCACGCTGATCGACGACAGCGTCCTGTTCCCAGGCGTGCCGAACTTCAGCACCCGGCGGCTCGACACGGTCGGCGAGGCTTCGCTGCTGAGCTACCTGTCGACCAATTACTCGGCCGGCGACTTCCTGTTCCTGCGGTTTACGATGGACACGATCAGCCCGCCGAACGACAAGTTCTACCGGATCTTCGCGGACAACACCGGCGCGAGCCCTCGTCTGGAGCTCGAGACCTTCGTCATCCCTGAGCCGGCGACTGCCGGGGCCGGGCTGATCGGGCTGATTGCCGTCGGCATGCGGCGGCGTCGATCGTCGGTCTGACACACGGCATGCCAAGTCGGCGAAGCGAGGCGCGGTCGGGTACGCTTTGGCCGATGCGGTGGCTGCTGCTTCTGGTTCTCGTCGTCTCCACCGGCTGTGTCGAGCGGCGGATGAAGCTCCTGAGCCAGCCGCCAGGGGCACTCGTCTTCGTCAACGGCGAAGAGGTCGGGCGAACGCCGGTCAAGGTGCCGTTCACGTGGTACGGCAACTACGACGTCGTCCTCCGCAAGGAGGGCTTTGCCACGCTCGACAAGACGCGTTGGATCGTCGCGCCGTGGTGGCAGTGGGTCGGGTTCGACCTGATCGCCGACGTGCTGCCGATTCGGCTGACGCACACGCCAGAGCTGAGCTTCGTGCTGGAGCCCGACGCCGGTGCGGAGGACGGGCTGGTGGAGCGGGCGGAGGCGTACCGCGACGAGACGCTGGACGAATAGCTACCGCTGTTCAAGCACGAGCGCGCCGGTGATCGACGTCTGACGATCCTGGTCGATCGGGCCAGCCCAGCTGGAGCTTCGACCGGTCGCTCCGTCGTGGTGGATTGCGTTGAACAGCACCAGCTCCGGCCGAAGCGGGCCTTGGCGGAAGCGGCCTGGGGCGTCGGCACCCTCGGCCAGGGCGTGCCACGGCAGCCGCAGCTCGCCACGCCATTGGCCATCGTCATCGACGGTGGCGGCGTAGGCGAGGTCGATCGCAGCGGGTCCCCACGCCCGCCCGTCGGTCGATCGGCTGACGAGCGCCAGGCCGTTGGGCTTGAGCGTCACGTGCGTCCAGGGACCCGGTGCGGGGTCGCCTTGGACGTAGCCGACGGGACGAATCGTGAAGGCGATCGCGTCCTCACCCCAAAGCCTGCCGAGCTGGCGGCGCACGAAGCTCGATGACGCAGCGGAAGATGACATCGGAACGCGGAATCCGATGAGGAGGCTAATGTCATCCTCTGATATCAGCGTCATCGGCGACTGAGTATCAAAACCATTATCATCGCTGTGACGACGATTGCTAAATGCAATCCATGATTGATCAGCAAGCGTCAACGCCGTCGTCCAGTCGGCGAGAAGACCGTCGATGATCGGAGCTTTGTCGAATTGAAGAACCTTTGCAGCAGGCGCGGCGAGGGTGGCGGCGTTCGACACGCCGGAGTACTCGTCGGTTACCGAGAGTGTCTGCGGCGTGTCTGTGATTGACTGCGAAAGCTCAGTCGTAGCACCGGAAACGACCCGAAACAGGCCGCCCTCGAAGGCGGCGCTGTTCGGCGGGGCTGGGGCGAGCGGCGACCAGCCGGCGGGCAGGTCCGGCAAGCTCGCCGTCATGCCTTCGGCCTCGGGCTCAGACGGCGCACGAACGACCGCCTCGGCCCGCATCACCAGCGACCGCCGGTCCGTCGGGTCCGACGCGAACCGCGGACCTTGGCGAAGGTCCCAACGCACACGCGTCACCCGCGGCTCAAGCGTCGGCGACGGCAGGACCAGTCGCTCGCCACGAGCGGCTGCTGTAGCGAGGCGTCGGCCGGCGATCAGGTCGCTCGCGCTCGCGGCACCTGCGTGGAGGTCGAGGCCCGGCGTGTCGCGCAGGAGCACCGGGACCACGATCGGCCGGGCCACCGTCCGCGCTAGCCGACGCACCTCCGCCTCGCCCGTCGTCGCCATCGCCGCCTGCAGGAGGGCCGCGTCGAATCGCGCTCGCCTGGCACGCATCGCCGCCAGACCCACGACGGCGGGCTCGTCGAGATCGAAAGCCTCGCCCGGGTAGAACCAGCGGTCGAGCTCGCCGGTGGACGTGCCGACTGCCTCGTCGACCAGCACAGCCTCGGCCCCGCGTGCGACGGCGAGCCAGCCCGCGTCGATCGGCACGTCGGCCGCGTCGAATCGCAGGAAACCCGGGCGATCGACGGGTCCGGGCCTGCTGAACTCGATCGCGCCCTGCGCGCGAGTGACGACGTTGGGCGGCGTGCCCTCCGATCGTGCACGCGCGACGTCGACCAGCAGCGTCGGCCCGTCGTCGCGAGCCAAGGCCGAGACGAGTCGCAGGGCGGCGGTCGCGGCGACCGGTGAGGCCGGGTCGACCAGCGGCGCGAGTGCGGCCGGCTCGACGAGGGCGGCGGTGCGATCGATCCAGCCTCGCTCGCGGAACGTCGCGATCACGTCGAGCCAGCGGTCCGGCCGACGCGACGCCTCGGCCCGGCCGACGCCGGGCGGGCGAGGCAGCCAGGCGCTCGCATCGTCGCCGTCGAACCACGGGCCAACGAGCGCGAGGTAGTCGGCCCAGAACGTCGTGTCATCGGCGGACAGGCCCGACGGGAATCGCGGGGACACATCGACGAAGGCGACGTCGAGGTCCACGCGGCGGGCGAGTGCGTGGACCGCGTCGAGCACCGCGACCGCGTCCGCCCGGCCCGGATCGTCCCGGCGAATGGATGGTGCGGCGATGTCAGCGAAGGCCATCGGCCAGGCGCGGACCAAGTCGTCTTGCCGAACGATCGCCGCCACGTCCAGCGGTGACGGCGGCAGGTCGATCCCACGATGTTGCAGCCGAAGCGACGTGTCGGCGATGGCGTCGCCTGAGGCGTCGATGAGCTCGATGCGAACGTCCTGCTCACCGACAGGCTGACCCGCGGGCAGACGCGCATCGAGCCAGACGGTGCGTCGGCCGGGGCCGGAGGGCAGTTGCCAGTTTCCCTGATCGCCGGGTGCGAGTGGGCGAAGGGCGACGGGCACGCGGGCGATGCCGAGGTGGCGGCCGGTGCGTCGGACGATGATCGGCTGGCGAAGGTCGAGCTCGGCGAACAGCACCTCGTACGCGGCCGACGCGACCAGCGGGCTGTCGTCCGCCAGTCGAATGCCGGCGGCCTGTCCGGTGATCTGCAGCGTCACGCCGGCGACCTCGTTCCCGGCCAGCGCGACTGTGGGGCGATCGAGCGTCGCGACGCGTCCGGGCGAGAGGTCGACCACGCGAACAGCGGGCCCCGACGACGAGCCGCATCCGGCTGCGAGCAGCAGCAGCCCCACGAGCAGGGCGCAGTGCAATCGGGACCAGTCGAACGGCGGCATCATCTGCGGTGTCCGCGTCGGCCAAGGGTGGGGCCCGCCGTTCAGGCGACGGCGGGGCGGTAGCGACGCTGGAACATCGTATGGGCCGGTTTCCACCGGTGGGCCGAGGGTGTCGGTGCACGGTTGTGCTGCTGGTCGCGTGCCCAATTGCGCGGCACTGCACGGCGATTGGCCTAGTGGATGGTCAGGCCTGAGGCGGTGACGGTAGGCATGCGGAAGGTCTTCTATAAAACATTAGGTGTTGTTGAGCAAGAACTTGAAGTCATAATTGCTCGCTCTCTTTCGACTGGCACGGGATTCTCTACTTGTGGGGCGACCATACGGATCCTCCTCCGCCAGGCCCCGCGCGAGCAACGCTCGACGGGGCCTGTTTCTTTGGCAGCCGTGGTGGGAGGTCGGAGGTGTGTCGGAGAGATGGGTCCCGCGACAGGTGGACGCGATGGGTGGTTCTGGACCCGAAGCTTCCGCTTCGGCGTCTGGGTCGGTTGGGGTCGGTCTAGGGCGTGCGACGCGTTGTTGCTCGGAGCGTCACCGGATCGATCGTCTCGCGCTTTCGATGACGACGTGGCCGCTCCCGTTAGCGAGCGTGTCGGTGCGTGCTCGTGTCCATGCGTGCGGTCGGGGTGCTAGCGCCCGCTGATGCGGGCGGCTACGCCGTGGGGAGCGTTGCGTTGCGGTGGGAGCGTCGGTTCTTTCGCTCGCGTGCGAACCGGCGATGCTCGGACGGTCGCGACGAGTCGGGCAACCAAAAACACAGCCGGCCGTTCCTCCGCGGGACGGCCGGCTGGGGCTCGCCGCGGTGAGGCGGCGATGGGTTGGAAGCCAGCGGCGTTACCGCTTGCTGAACTGGAAGCGACGGCGGGCACCGCGCTGGCCGTACTTCTTGCGCTCCTTCATGCGGCTGTCGCGGGTCATGAAGCCGTTCTCGCGAAGGGCGGCCTCGCTCTGCGGGTCGTACTTAATGAGCGCCCGGGCCAGGCCCATGACGATGGCTTCGGCCTGGCCGGTGGAGCCGCCGCCGTTGGCATTGACGTGAACGTCAACCTTGCCGCCGTACTGCGTGACTTCCAGCGGGCCGAAGATGGCCTTGCGGTCGCGCTCGTTCTGGAAGTAGTCGTTGAGCTCGCGCGGGTCGTTGCCGCTGCGCTTGATGCTGACATTGCCGGAGCCCGAGGCGATTCGGACGCGGGCGACGCTGCTCTTGCGCCGGCCGGTGCCCCAGAAGTAGCCGCTCGGAGCAGCGTGGGCGGCCGAGCCAAAAGCCTGCGGATCGGGCGTGGCGACCGCGAAGTCGGCCTCGAGCGTGGCGTCCTCTTCGGCGGCCACGTCCTGCGGCTCGGCGACGGCACCCTCGGGGGCCTGCGTGTCTTCAACTTCGGTCGGATCGCTCATGAACGCGGTGCAGGGTCAGAGGGAATTCAAATCGCCAGCGGCTTGGGCTGCTGGGCCTGGTGGGTGTGGGTGTCGCCGGCGTAGACCTTGAGCTTGGAGAGCATCTGCTTGCCCAGCTTGCTCTTGGGCAGCATGCGACGCACGGCTAGCTCGATGACCTTCTCGGGCGACTTCTCGTTCATCGCCTTGTAGCTGTAGACGTGCTGGCCGCTCGGGTAGCCGCTGTAGGTCTGGTAGGTCCGGCTCTCGGCCTTGCGGCCGGTGACTTTGACCTTGGAGGCGTTGAGGACGATGACGAAGTCGCCGGTGTCGACGTGCGGCGTGTACGTGGGCTTGTGCTTGCCCTGAAGGATGGTGGCCAGCTCGGTCGCCATGCGGCCAAGGACCTTGTCCGTCGCGTCAACGACGTGCCAATCGGGCGTCAGTTCGCCAGTTTTCGCTAAGTAGCTGCTCATTGCGTCATCCGTCTGGGTCCGCTGCGGCGGGCCGGCATGCTAGGCAATGGCAGGCGAGGGTCAATCGGCGGTCGCAGGTCCGCTCGATCCGTCGAACGCCCGTCGCAGGACGTCCAGGTCGACGTCGTTGCCGGTCCAGAGCTTCGACTGCGCCGCCGCCTGATGGAGGAACATCGGGATGCCGTTGACGGTGCGGGCCCCGGCCTCGCGTGCGTTGCGGAGGAAGGTCGTCTCGGCGGGCGTGTAGATCGTGTCGAAGACGAGTGTCCGATCGGTCATCACGGGTCGGATGTCGCCCAGCGGCGACTCGGCGGTGTCGGGGGCCATGCCGAGGCTGGTCGTGTTGATCCAGACGTCGTGCACGCCCTTGCCCACGTCGGCCAACCGCGCGGCCGTGGCGGCGAACTCGTCGGCCAAGGCCTCGGCCCGGGCGGCGGTGCGGTTGTAGATCGTGACGTCGCACCCGAGTGCCGTGAACGCCGCTGTCGCCGTCCGTCCGGTGCCGCCCGCGCCCAGCACGCCGACCGACAAGCCCGCGACCTCGCGACCCAGGCCGTCGCGGACGGTCTGGACCATCGCGTCCAGGTCGGTGTTCGCCGCCGAGACCGTCGCCTCGCCGTCGTTGCGGTGGACGGTGAACGTGTTGACCGAGCCGACGCGTTCTGCGGTGGCGTCGACGCTGCCGCCGATCTCCTTGGCGTAGCGGAGGGCGTTTTCCTTGTGCGGCAGCGTGATCGACAGGCCGGCCAGGTCCAGCGGTTCGAACCGGAGCCACGTTTCCATGAACGCCTTGAACGACTCGTAACCCGGCTCGACCAGGAGCGGCAGGTAGACGCCGTCGTGGTCGATCGCATCGAACTGCGCGTTGTGGACGTGCGGGCTCCGACTGTGCGCGACGGGATGGCCGACGACGCCGTAGACCTTGGTTGATCGCTTGATCGCGTCCCAGCGGAACCGGCCCTTGAGCACGTCGACCGGCACCTGACCGTCGGCGGTCTGGTCTTCGTCGGCGAGGCTGGCGAAGGTGAGAAACGCGTTGAACTTCTTGGAGAGCACACGGCTCGGCAGGCCCGCTTCGCCCATGCAGATCACGACGCTCGGCTTGGCGGCCTCGCGCAGCAGCTCGAACGCCTCGATGTTGTCGCGCACGCTCCGGGCACGCCAGGCGACCTTGGCCGCGTCGGCGCGCGACTGGCTAATCTCGGCAAAGACCTGCATCAGGTCGTTCGGCCGGGTCTCGAAGTCGTGAGCGCTGGTGATCGTGCGGACCGGCGTGACGGCAGCGAGCTCGAGGAAGTTCATCGGCCAGCCGCCTGCGCGACTCATCGGACGCCATTCCAGATCGACCCACGCCGGTGCCCGCACGGCCAGGCCGGCCAGCACGTCGAAGCGTGTCTCGTCGTCCAGGTCGCTCTTGCCGCCTTCGTTGCGCGGCCGCATCGTCAGGATGATCTTGACGTTGGACTCGATGAGTCGATTCGCCAGCTCGACGATCGCCGCGAAGTCCGCCGACTCCGCGTCGAGCAGCGTGTCGTCAGCCAACGCGTCCAGCCGCAGCTCGACCATCTCGGCCCCGCGCTCGACGGCGACGAACGCATCGCGCCGGGCCTGGTCGACGGAGCGGACGTAGATGGGAACGCAGAGGCGGGTCAAGTGGAAGTAGCTGCTTGTGGAGTTGCTGCTTGTAAACTCGTTACTTGGGAACTTGGGGTGAAGGCGCCGTGGGTTCTGGTCCAAGTCACCAGTTACGAGCCACCAGTCACGAGCGCGACTGCCGCCTCGATCTTCTTCGTCACGTTGTCGCTCACGCCGACCAGCGGCAGACGCAGCACGCCGGTGTCTCGGCCTTGCAGCTTCATCGCGTGCTTCACGCCCGCTGGGTTGCCGTCGAGGAAGAGCGGCGCGCTGAGTCGGCAGACGTCGCGGTGGAGCTGGTGCGCCGTGCCGAAGTTGCCGGCGAGGCATTCGCGGCAGAGGTCGCCGACGAGCTTCGGGGCGACGTTGCTCGCGACGCTGATGACGCCGCGACCGCCGAGGGCGAGCATCGGCAGCGTGAGCGGATCGTCGCCGCTCAGGACGACCAGGTCGCCGGCACCGAGGTCGTCGCACGCGTCGAAGTAGCGGGTGACGATGCCGATGTCGCCGGTCGCTTCCTTCATGGCGGCGATCGGCGTGTCGCGCTTGAGCCGGGCGACGGTCTCGGGCGACATCGTCACGCCGCACCGGCCGGGAATGTT
This region includes:
- a CDS encoding mandelate racemase/muconate lactonizing enzyme family protein; amino-acid sequence: MSEPVVERVESFVSPDHQLGLVRLTLSDGSFGWGQLAPYNADITASVLHRQVAWFFLGHTLDASEDRLDVALLANHKYPWSYVCRALAGVDLAVWDLRGKLAGKPVAELLGGRLEPIRAYASSMRRDIAPSDEADRLVRLRNDFGFDAFKIRVGKTNGRDVDASPGRTETIIPTIRQALGDDATLMADANGGFSPTRAIEVGRLLEDHGYAHFEEPCLFGEWEQTKEVTDALSIDVACGEQDNDVAQFRRMLKARAMDIVQPDVCYAGGITRLLQIGDLADGLAIPILPHAANRSLLLVATHHLMCAVKRPGPYIEVGIESQPHFENAYAPMPVVRDGQLHTEPGPGWGVTIRDDWLATSNRSVSEQA
- a CDS encoding PIN domain-containing protein, whose product is MSIHLIDANVLIDFLSPDAAHHVASAQLVGDLVDIGEAAINQIIYAEVLAGLESEAEFAETFADEELQRLDLPWEAAWPASQAHARYRMLKGTRRSPMPDFYIGAHAEVQGLTIVTRDATRYRTYFPAVEVVTP
- a CDS encoding substrate-binding domain-containing protein, yielding MRVLALVDCVQSYGRGVLAGMARYANAHGGWTISLDHHNQSRQRLPALRRGTSAVIAYALRPGLIDALRSTGLPTVNTSSGAADPGMPAVVPDDRAIGRLAADDFIARGYRRLVALQLPIWHFSRVRAEAFVEHAQEAGCHASVLRLPSWPSAEASVRELLEQCPTPVGVFASSDMLAVFVVRQAMELRRTMPEQVAVLGVDNDELTSQMMEPRISSVAIPWQKLGFEAAAMLDRLVQGKTLDADTVRIPPTGIVTRQTTNGLAIDDHDVAAAIGYVRQHLTEPISTADVLRSVPLSRRSLEVRFKRAVGQTLQSYITAMRIERSKRLLAETDFAIPEIAARSGFVDPTYFATVFRKTAGESPSAFRSKSRLA
- a CDS encoding PEGA domain-containing protein; protein product: MRWLLLLVLVVSTGCVERRMKLLSQPPGALVFVNGEEVGRTPVKVPFTWYGNYDVVLRKEGFATLDKTRWIVAPWWQWVGFDLIADVLPIRLTHTPELSFVLEPDAGAEDGLVERAEAYRDETLDE
- the rpsI gene encoding 30S ribosomal protein S9, yielding MSDPTEVEDTQAPEGAVAEPQDVAAEEDATLEADFAVATPDPQAFGSAAHAAPSGYFWGTGRRKSSVARVRIASGSGNVSIKRSGNDPRELNDYFQNERDRKAIFGPLEVTQYGGKVDVHVNANGGGSTGQAEAIVMGLARALIKYDPQSEAALRENGFMTRDSRMKERKKYGQRGARRRFQFSKR
- the rplM gene encoding 50S ribosomal protein L13 — its product is MSSYLAKTGELTPDWHVVDATDKVLGRMATELATILQGKHKPTYTPHVDTGDFVIVLNASKVKVTGRKAESRTYQTYSGYPSGQHVYSYKAMNEKSPEKVIELAVRRMLPKSKLGKQMLSKLKVYAGDTHTHQAQQPKPLAI
- a CDS encoding type I 3-dehydroquinate dehydratase — its product is MTRLCVPIYVRSVDQARRDAFVAVERGAEMVELRLDALADDTLLDAESADFAAIVELANRLIESNVKIILTMRPRNEGGKSDLDDETRFDVLAGLAVRAPAWVDLEWRPMSRAGGWPMNFLELAAVTPVRTITSAHDFETRPNDLMQVFAEISQSRADAAKVAWRARSVRDNIEAFELLREAAKPSVVICMGEAGLPSRVLSKKFNAFLTFASLADEDQTADGQVPVDVLKGRFRWDAIKRSTKVYGVVGHPVAHSRSPHVHNAQFDAIDHDGVYLPLLVEPGYESFKAFMETWLRFEPLDLAGLSITLPHKENALRYAKEIGGSVDATAERVGSVNTFTVHRNDGEATVSAANTDLDAMVQTVRDGLGREVAGLSVGVLGAGGTGRTATAAFTALGCDVTIYNRTAARAEALADEFAATAARLADVGKGVHDVWINTTSLGMAPDTAESPLGDIRPVMTDRTLVFDTIYTPAETTFLRNAREAGARTVNGIPMFLHQAAAQSKLWTGNDVDLDVLRRAFDGSSGPATAD
- the dapA gene encoding 4-hydroxy-tetrahydrodipicolinate synthase, yielding MAQQELQLHGALTALVTPFDDAGRLDEARLQEQISHQLDAGIDGLVPVGTTGESPTLSFDEHKRVIELTVDAVAGKVPVVAGAGANNTEEAAELHGFAKSVGADAVLSVNPYYNKPSQEGLYRHFATLAERVDLPIVLYNIPGRCGVTMSPETVARLKRDTPIAAMKEATGDIGIVTRYFDACDDLGAGDLVVLSGDDPLTLPMLALGGRGVISVASNVAPKLVGDLCRECLAGNFGTAHQLHRDVCRLSAPLFLDGNPAGVKHAMKLQGRDTGVLRLPLVGVSDNVTKKIEAAVALVTGGS